From the genome of Pseudomonas sp. TMP9, one region includes:
- a CDS encoding ATP-dependent DNA helicase — MSYRVAVRALCEFTAKQGDLDLRFTPSPTAQEGMAGHQTVVGRRGDHYLAELPLSGTYQTLLVSGRADGYDPLANRLEEIKTHRGDISRIPANHRLLHWAQLKVYGWLLCQQFNLQKVELAVVYFDVMSHAEHAFVEEHRADELHAFFAQQCQHFLSWALQEQAHRKRRDRYLETLSFPYPSFRHGQRQLAEAVYRSARDGHTLLAQATTGIGKTLGTLFPQLKAMPGQQLDRLFFLTAKTPGRRLALDALHSLREQAQGSPLRVLEHVARDKACEHPDKSCHGESCPLAKGFYDRLPAARLAALEQSWLTHEQVRRIALQHQVCPYYLSQELCRWADVVVGDYNYYFDMNALLYGLTLLNEWRVAVLVDEAHNLVDRARGMYTAELDQGLFHQLCQHAPAGLRSALQRVSRHWEQLNRVQTGDYQIYPLVPELFVATLQKAVSAITDHLSEQPNGNDRILLQFYLAAMLFCRLSEAYGPHSLFDITRQTQQALSIDTTLCVRNVVPAPFIASRFSDAHSTTLFSATLRPDNYYRDLLGLPPEAQWIDVASPFAAEQLSVRVVSNLSTRYQHRESSLAPICRLMAEQYQREPGNYLAFFSSYAYLEQVRELFAALQPEIPTSVQTRSMNEGERQGFLDSFTLHSEGIGFAVLGGAFGEGIDLPGKRLIGAFIATLGLPQINQVNEEVKARMQQMFGAENGYDYAYLYPGIQKVVQAAGRVIRTTDDQGVVYLLDDRFGQSKIKDLLPTWWKVESYRL, encoded by the coding sequence ATGAGTTATCGGGTGGCAGTGCGCGCGCTGTGTGAGTTCACCGCCAAACAAGGCGACCTTGACCTGCGCTTCACGCCATCGCCCACCGCGCAGGAAGGCATGGCCGGGCACCAGACCGTGGTCGGTCGCCGGGGCGATCACTACCTGGCCGAGTTACCGCTCAGCGGGACCTACCAAACGCTGCTGGTCAGTGGCCGCGCCGACGGTTATGACCCCCTGGCCAATCGCTTAGAAGAGATCAAGACCCACCGCGGCGACATCAGCCGCATCCCGGCCAATCATCGGCTGCTGCATTGGGCGCAGCTCAAGGTGTATGGCTGGCTGCTCTGCCAACAGTTCAACCTGCAGAAGGTTGAGCTGGCGGTGGTGTATTTCGACGTGATGAGCCACGCCGAGCATGCCTTTGTCGAAGAACACCGCGCCGATGAACTGCACGCCTTCTTCGCGCAACAGTGCCAGCACTTTTTGAGCTGGGCGCTGCAGGAGCAAGCCCACCGCAAACGGCGTGACCGCTACCTAGAGACCTTGAGTTTCCCCTACCCGAGCTTCCGGCACGGGCAACGGCAACTGGCCGAAGCGGTGTATCGCAGCGCCCGCGATGGTCATACCTTGCTGGCGCAAGCCACCACGGGCATTGGTAAAACACTGGGCACGCTGTTCCCGCAGCTCAAAGCGATGCCCGGTCAGCAACTGGATCGCTTGTTCTTTCTCACCGCCAAAACCCCCGGTCGGCGTTTAGCCCTAGACGCCCTGCACAGCCTGCGCGAGCAAGCGCAAGGCTCGCCGCTACGGGTGCTGGAACATGTCGCCCGTGATAAGGCGTGTGAGCACCCGGACAAAAGCTGCCATGGCGAATCTTGCCCGCTGGCCAAAGGCTTTTATGACCGTCTGCCCGCCGCGCGTTTAGCGGCCCTTGAACAAAGCTGGCTGACCCATGAGCAGGTACGGCGCATCGCTCTTCAGCATCAGGTGTGCCCCTACTACCTGAGCCAGGAGCTGTGCCGCTGGGCTGATGTGGTGGTGGGCGACTACAACTATTACTTCGACATGAACGCCCTGCTCTATGGCCTGACGCTGCTCAACGAGTGGCGCGTCGCGGTGCTGGTGGACGAGGCACACAACTTGGTCGACCGGGCGCGCGGCATGTACACCGCCGAGCTGGATCAAGGGCTGTTCCACCAGCTCTGCCAACACGCACCCGCGGGGTTGCGCAGCGCATTGCAACGGGTCAGCCGGCACTGGGAGCAACTCAATCGGGTGCAAACAGGGGATTACCAGATTTATCCGCTGGTGCCCGAGCTGTTCGTCGCCACCCTGCAAAAAGCCGTCAGCGCGATCACCGATCACCTGAGCGAACAGCCAAACGGCAACGACCGCATCCTGCTGCAGTTCTATCTGGCGGCCATGCTGTTCTGCCGTTTGAGTGAGGCCTATGGCCCGCACTCGTTGTTCGACATCACCCGGCAAACCCAGCAGGCGCTGAGCATCGACACCACCCTGTGCGTGCGCAACGTGGTGCCCGCGCCGTTTATCGCCAGTCGCTTCAGCGATGCGCATAGCACCACATTGTTTTCGGCCACGTTACGGCCGGATAACTACTACCGCGACCTGCTTGGCCTGCCGCCAGAAGCACAATGGATTGATGTGGCCTCGCCCTTCGCCGCCGAACAACTTAGCGTGCGCGTGGTGAGTAACTTATCGACCCGCTACCAACATCGTGAATCCAGCCTGGCGCCGATTTGCCGGCTGATGGCCGAGCAATACCAGCGCGAGCCGGGTAACTACCTCGCGTTCTTCAGCAGCTACGCCTACCTGGAACAGGTGCGCGAGTTATTCGCCGCGTTGCAGCCCGAGATCCCCACCAGCGTGCAAACCCGCAGCATGAACGAGGGCGAGCGTCAGGGCTTTCTCGACAGCTTCACCCTGCACTCTGAGGGGATTGGTTTTGCCGTTCTCGGCGGCGCTTTTGGTGAAGGCATCGACCTGCCCGGCAAACGCTTAATCGGCGCCTTTATCGCCACCCTCGGGCTGCCGCAAATCAACCAGGTTAATGAAGAGGTCAAAGCACGCATGCAGCAAATGTTCGGTGCCGAAAACGGCTACGACTATGCGTACCTCTACCCTGGCATACAAAAAGTGGTGCA
- a CDS encoding VRR-NUC domain-containing protein: MPAPLPPELYYLSNFRTALVWVGGRYADLLTTEEQAFIATFQQLQWPSQAILVRMIMRRGSHFRLSKLDYPEIGDCLKAAQPALELGWLSDDTALTTSEIADLLRKDELLAHLPLADKRAAQKKTELVEQLLTQDLPAQSFASWCPVLEDQLLSLQVGELCDRLRLMFFGNLAQDWSEFVLADLGIFRYEAVDISPQSRGFQSRQDIDDYLHVRGLRVRFEEGDAVETIVPALLAFSSSNPYLCGRQSRLLFQIAQHEEKRGELESALRLYQRSTHGQARWRQIRVLESLNRYTEAYEQASSFSQQPGSDEERQRLERALTRLGRKLGRPVPKQPKVTSESRLEVALAVPERGGVEIAVRNHLHSDDAPVHYLENTLLCSLFGLLCWDAIFAPLPGAFFHPFHTGPVDLYSPEFYPRRHLLFEQCLARLERPDYPQLMLERYREKNGIQSPFVVWALLDEPLLQMALQCIPAQDLRACFSRMLQDLKANRAGMPDLIQFYPQQQRYRMIEVKGPGDRLQDNQKRWLAFAAQHGIAVDVCYVSWLAA, encoded by the coding sequence ATGCCTGCCCCGCTTCCCCCCGAGCTGTACTACCTGAGCAACTTCCGCACTGCACTCGTTTGGGTCGGTGGGCGCTACGCCGACCTGCTGACAACTGAGGAGCAGGCCTTTATTGCAACCTTCCAGCAGCTGCAGTGGCCATCCCAAGCAATATTAGTGCGGATGATCATGCGGCGCGGCAGTCACTTTCGCCTGAGCAAGCTCGACTACCCGGAAATCGGCGATTGCCTAAAGGCGGCTCAGCCTGCGCTTGAACTCGGCTGGCTGAGCGACGATACCGCGCTGACGACGTCGGAGATTGCCGACTTGTTGCGCAAAGATGAGCTGTTGGCGCACCTGCCCCTTGCCGACAAACGCGCCGCCCAAAAGAAAACTGAATTGGTCGAGCAATTGCTGACGCAAGACTTGCCGGCTCAGTCCTTTGCGAGCTGGTGCCCGGTACTGGAAGATCAACTGTTGAGCCTGCAGGTGGGCGAGCTGTGCGACCGTCTGCGCCTGATGTTTTTCGGCAATCTGGCTCAGGACTGGTCGGAGTTTGTCTTGGCGGATCTGGGCATCTTTCGCTACGAGGCGGTCGATATCAGCCCGCAGTCACGGGGCTTTCAAAGCCGCCAAGACATTGATGACTACCTGCATGTGCGCGGGCTGCGGGTGCGCTTCGAGGAGGGCGACGCCGTTGAGACGATTGTGCCGGCACTGTTGGCCTTCTCATCGAGCAACCCTTACCTGTGCGGCCGCCAATCGCGGTTGTTGTTTCAAATCGCTCAACACGAGGAAAAGCGTGGCGAGCTGGAATCAGCCTTGAGGCTTTATCAGCGCAGCACTCACGGCCAGGCGCGCTGGCGGCAGATTCGTGTATTGGAATCGCTAAACCGTTACACCGAGGCTTATGAGCAGGCCAGCAGCTTTAGCCAACAACCTGGCAGCGATGAAGAGCGCCAGCGCCTTGAACGCGCCCTCACCCGCCTGGGCCGCAAGCTGGGCAGGCCGGTGCCGAAACAGCCCAAGGTGACGAGCGAGTCACGCCTTGAAGTAGCCTTAGCCGTGCCGGAGCGCGGCGGTGTAGAAATTGCCGTGCGCAACCACCTGCACAGCGATGACGCACCGGTGCATTACCTGGAAAACACCTTGCTCTGCAGCCTGTTCGGCCTGCTGTGTTGGGATGCCATCTTCGCGCCGCTGCCCGGGGCGTTTTTTCACCCCTTCCATACAGGCCCGGTAGACCTTTATAGCCCCGAGTTCTATCCCCGCCGGCACCTGCTGTTCGAGCAATGCCTGGCGCGCCTTGAGCGCCCTGACTACCCGCAGCTGATGCTTGAACGATACCGCGAGAAAAACGGCATCCAGTCACCCTTTGTAGTCTGGGCACTGCTTGATGAACCGCTGTTGCAGATGGCGCTGCAGTGCATCCCAGCGCAGGATTTGCGGGCGTGTTTCAGCCGCATGCTGCAAGACCTCAAAGCCAATCGTGCCGGCATGCCTGACCTGATCCAGTTTTACCCGCAGCAGCAACGCTACCGCATGATCGAAGTAAAAGGCCCCGGCGACCGCCTGCAAGACAACCAGAAACGCTGGCTGGCGTTCGCCGCGCAGCACGGTATTGCCGTCGACGTGTGTTACGTAAGCTGGCTGGCGGCATGA
- a CDS encoding ABC transporter substrate-binding protein, translated as MTFIQRSSALLLAGLLAAGSAFAQADAPVRVGSKIDTEGKLLGNMIVLALEARGIKTENKSGLGNTKVMRGALIAGEIDLYPEYTGNGAFMFGEESNPVWKDAKAGYERVKALDYAQNNIVWLTPSPANNTWAIAIRQDVATPNQLKTLDDLSQWLGTGGQFKLAASAEFVERSDALPAFQTAYNFTLKPDQLLTLAGGDTAVTIRAAGEQTSGVNAAMAYGTDGAVAALGLVILDDPKGVQPIYAPAPIVREDALKQQPEIAEALAPVFALLDGPTLQRLNAKIQLEGQDAKKVAADFLKAKGLLQ; from the coding sequence ATGACATTTATACAGCGCAGTTCGGCTCTGCTTTTGGCCGGCTTACTGGCCGCAGGCAGCGCTTTCGCTCAAGCGGATGCCCCGGTGCGGGTAGGCTCCAAAATCGACACCGAAGGCAAGTTGCTGGGCAATATGATCGTGCTGGCGCTTGAAGCCCGCGGCATCAAAACCGAGAACAAGTCAGGCTTGGGTAACACCAAGGTGATGCGCGGCGCCCTAATAGCCGGTGAGATTGACCTCTACCCGGAGTACACCGGCAACGGCGCCTTTATGTTTGGCGAAGAGTCCAACCCCGTGTGGAAAGACGCAAAAGCCGGCTACGAGCGCGTTAAGGCGCTGGACTATGCGCAAAACAACATTGTTTGGTTGACCCCCTCGCCGGCCAACAACACCTGGGCGATTGCCATTCGCCAAGATGTCGCCACCCCTAACCAGCTGAAAACGCTGGATGACCTGAGCCAGTGGCTGGGCACAGGCGGGCAGTTCAAGTTGGCGGCCTCGGCTGAGTTTGTCGAGCGCTCGGACGCGCTGCCGGCCTTCCAAACGGCCTATAACTTCACCCTCAAGCCCGACCAACTGCTGACGCTGGCCGGTGGCGATACGGCGGTGACGATTCGTGCGGCCGGTGAGCAAACCTCTGGCGTTAATGCGGCCATGGCCTATGGCACAGATGGCGCTGTCGCGGCCTTGGGCTTGGTGATTCTGGATGACCCCAAAGGCGTGCAACCTATCTACGCGCCGGCGCCGATTGTTCGCGAAGACGCACTCAAGCAGCAGCCAGAAATCGCCGAGGCGCTGGCGCCGGTATTCGCCCTGCTGGATGGCCCCACGCTGCAACGCCTGAATGCCAAAATTCAACTTGAAGGCCAGGACGCCAAGAAGGTTGCCGCAGACTTTCTCAAGGCCAAAGGGCTGCTGCAATAA
- a CDS encoding ABC transporter permease, with translation MSLAAQPRWQTAQAALTLLAVAALWALPLVRVAPNRLVSGEAVSFFALLHGPVWAAAVLLAGLLVLSLAPPKRLYLWLIVAAATLLAVGLGVLAANHAAHVVQASAPFARTALGSGLWLVWLLLGLVLADALQTLCAGRAARVGVAMTVLLPLVFLLASGGADELSIIKEYANRRDEYWGLIARHCQIVALALLFTLAIGLPLGWATHRYGRVGRVMFPLLNIIQTIPSIALFGLLMAPLAWLAVSWPVLGRAGISGVGLAPGVLALTLYSLLPVVRGTLAGLAQVPSAVTQAAQGLGFTPAQLFWQAQVPLALPVVLSGVRVASIQAVGLAAVTALIGAGGLGSLMFEGLFSSAQDLVLLGVVPIVALGILVDGLFKLLIGQTRSATAHRELAP, from the coding sequence ATGAGCTTAGCGGCCCAGCCGCGTTGGCAAACGGCGCAAGCCGCCCTCACGTTGTTGGCAGTGGCGGCTTTATGGGCGCTGCCGCTGGTGCGGGTGGCGCCCAATCGCCTGGTATCCGGTGAGGCCGTTTCATTCTTCGCTTTGTTGCACGGGCCGGTGTGGGCGGCGGCGGTGCTTCTGGCTGGGCTGTTGGTGCTTTCGCTGGCACCGCCAAAGCGCCTCTATTTGTGGCTGATCGTCGCGGCGGCAACACTTTTAGCGGTGGGGCTTGGCGTTCTGGCGGCCAACCACGCCGCTCACGTGGTGCAGGCGAGTGCGCCGTTTGCCCGCACCGCGTTGGGCAGTGGCCTTTGGCTGGTCTGGTTGCTGCTGGGTCTAGTGCTGGCCGACGCGCTGCAAACATTGTGCGCGGGCAGGGCGGCGCGCGTGGGTGTGGCCATGACGGTTTTGCTACCGTTAGTGTTTTTGCTCGCCAGCGGCGGCGCCGATGAGTTGTCGATCATCAAGGAGTACGCCAACCGCCGCGATGAGTACTGGGGCCTGATCGCACGGCATTGCCAGATCGTCGCCTTGGCCCTGCTCTTTACCTTAGCCATTGGCCTGCCGCTGGGGTGGGCCACGCACCGTTATGGGCGAGTCGGGCGGGTGATGTTCCCGCTGCTCAATATCATCCAAACCATTCCCTCGATTGCCCTGTTTGGTCTGCTGATGGCGCCACTGGCGTGGCTGGCGGTGAGCTGGCCGGTGCTGGGTCGTGCGGGTATCAGTGGCGTGGGCCTGGCACCTGGGGTTTTAGCGTTGACCTTGTACAGCTTGCTGCCAGTGGTGCGCGGCACGTTAGCTGGGCTGGCGCAGGTGCCCTCAGCCGTCACTCAAGCGGCGCAAGGTTTGGGTTTTACACCGGCGCAATTGTTTTGGCAGGCGCAGGTGCCGTTGGCGCTGCCTGTGGTGTTGAGCGGTGTGCGCGTTGCCAGTATTCAGGCGGTGGGCTTGGCGGCGGTGACCGCGCTGATTGGTGCCGGTGGGCTGGGCAGCTTGATGTTTGAAGGTTTGTTTAGCAGCGCTCAAGATTTAGTGCTGCTCGGCGTCGTGCCCATCGTCGCACTGGGGATACTGGTAGACGGCCTGTTCAAACTGCTGATCGGCCAGACTCGCTCAGCCACCGCTCATAGAGAGTTAGCGCCGTGA
- a CDS encoding ABC transporter ATP-binding protein — translation MIEFNNVGKTYGQTPDAAKALDDVSLRIGRGELVVLIGASGSGKSTLLKMINRMEQPDAGSVKLDGQDIAQVPVRQLRLRMGYVIQSVGLFPHWTVARNIGVVPSMLGWSPQRIAARVTELLSLFDLDPATYGPRYPHQLSGGQQQRVGVARALAGDPEVLLMDEPFAALDPLIRTALQDEVKRIHQTSGKTIVMVTHDIDEALHLGTQIVLLEQGRIVQVGSPLALLSNPANDQVADFIGRSDVGIKLLSLQRAGSLARAQAPHSGPSLAASASLREAVSTLAQHGCNTLNLLDETGAHAGVLHAADLFSRAHNDAPLIGTQHA, via the coding sequence GTGATCGAATTTAACAACGTTGGTAAAACCTACGGCCAAACGCCTGATGCAGCCAAAGCGCTGGACGATGTCAGTCTGCGCATTGGTCGGGGTGAGTTGGTGGTGTTGATTGGTGCTTCGGGGTCGGGCAAGTCCACCTTGCTGAAAATGATCAACCGCATGGAGCAGCCTGATGCCGGCAGCGTCAAGCTCGACGGCCAAGACATTGCGCAGGTGCCGGTGCGTCAACTGCGCCTGCGCATGGGCTATGTCATTCAGTCGGTGGGGTTGTTTCCGCACTGGACAGTGGCGCGCAATATTGGCGTGGTGCCGAGCATGCTCGGCTGGTCGCCGCAGCGCATAGCCGCTCGCGTGACTGAGTTGTTAAGCCTGTTTGATCTGGACCCGGCCACTTACGGCCCACGCTACCCGCACCAATTATCGGGTGGCCAGCAGCAACGCGTAGGGGTGGCGCGTGCATTGGCGGGCGACCCGGAAGTGCTGCTGATGGACGAGCCCTTTGCCGCGCTGGACCCGCTGATCCGCACGGCCCTGCAGGATGAGGTCAAGCGTATTCACCAGACCTCGGGCAAGACCATCGTTATGGTCACCCACGACATCGACGAGGCCCTGCACTTAGGCACGCAAATTGTGCTGCTGGAGCAGGGCCGTATTGTGCAAGTCGGCTCGCCGCTGGCGCTGCTGAGCAATCCCGCCAATGACCAAGTGGCCGACTTTATTGGCCGTAGCGATGTCGGTATTAAGCTGCTTTCGCTGCAGCGCGCGGGCAGTCTGGCGCGGGCGCAAGCGCCCCATAGCGGGCCGAGCTTGGCCGCTAGCGCCAGCCTGCGCGAGGCGGTTTCGACGCTGGCGCAGCACGGCTGCAACACCCTTAATCTGCTGGATGAAACAGGCGCGCACGCGGGGGTGCTGCACGCCGCTGACCTGTTTAGCCGCGCGCATAATGACGCGCCGCTGATAGGCACGCAGCATGCTTAA
- a CDS encoding ABC transporter permease has product MLKPRCAWLGDKLLLAALLLAALVVGLPHSEPLFASLFPQLERPVYRQEPFTQLLWQHLLLVGVSGAAAVAVGTLAGVWVTRPAGRAFRPVLETLVSMGQTLPPVAVLALAVPAVGFGELPALIALTLYGLLPVVQGTISGLQGVPTPVLQAANGMGLSAWQRLRQVEAPLAMPVWLAGVRTSVIINIGTAAIASTVGAKTLGSPIIVGLSGFNTAYVLQGAVVVGMLAVVVDMGFERLARRVDWAH; this is encoded by the coding sequence ATGCTTAAGCCGCGCTGCGCCTGGTTGGGCGACAAGCTGCTGTTGGCCGCATTGTTGTTGGCCGCATTGGTGGTGGGTCTGCCCCATAGCGAGCCGCTGTTCGCCAGCTTGTTCCCGCAGTTAGAGCGCCCGGTTTACCGCCAAGAACCGTTCACCCAACTGCTTTGGCAACACCTGTTGCTGGTGGGCGTGTCGGGCGCGGCTGCAGTTGCAGTCGGTACGCTGGCAGGCGTCTGGGTAACCCGTCCGGCGGGGCGTGCTTTTCGCCCGGTGCTGGAAACGCTGGTGTCCATGGGGCAAACGCTGCCCCCCGTCGCCGTGTTGGCACTGGCGGTGCCAGCGGTGGGGTTTGGTGAACTGCCCGCCTTGATCGCGCTAACGCTGTATGGCTTGCTGCCGGTGGTGCAAGGCACCATCAGTGGCTTACAAGGCGTACCGACTCCGGTGCTGCAAGCCGCCAACGGCATGGGCCTGTCGGCGTGGCAGCGGTTGCGGCAAGTCGAAGCTCCGCTGGCCATGCCCGTGTGGTTGGCGGGTGTGCGCACCTCAGTCATTATCAATATTGGCACCGCCGCCATTGCCTCCACTGTGGGCGCGAAAACCCTAGGTTCACCCATCATCGTCGGTTTGAGCGGCTTCAACACCGCCTATGTGTTACAAGGCGCGGTTGTTGTGGGCATGCTGGCTGTGGTGGTGGACATGGGCTTTGAGCGCCTGGCTCGGCGCGTAGACTGGGCGCACTGA
- a CDS encoding PAS domain S-box protein, which produces MPSLGHAKAGRTSAQLALTEEQQAWLAQQPTLRVGLVMQAPWARYDQRLQTLSGANVELITLLLSSMGVKPQWQRFSSYTALDAAAKRGELDLVPGMQQSPAGLRQWLFSDPYMRVPHLLVGERQAGSGVDIDNLETAEIFAVRAPSAAKTYLRSTYSQLHILPVPSARAALQKIVQRQARYAVVDEARLSLLLGESQFAGLSIVGDLGLPQLLRIASRRDQPMLAEIIEHALRALPVGEVDRLRERWLPLQYPQASDSLSFWRSLTLLLFIALLGTAAVAVHLRRQRRSLENQLLHSRQQLSLREVAEQALHLSQFSIDHSTVGILWVNWDSHVRYANHAAETMLGYASGALVERPLRELETSLSMDRWLSLWKQVRNREEGLLSFETECVQADGCLLPVNISLSFLRFREAEYLVVFLTDITERRRSNAALQESEARFKGIAGNIPGLVFRLERPVIDQPVVFAYISSVSQALVGYPAEELQRVDRGIRSLVHPDDLASYNLSQEAALARDSDWFWQGRIIKRDGDVRWADIRATARHLDHQRVVWDGVVWDITANKHIELELAESRSQLRELSKHLESVREEEKTRIAREVHDELGQILTVLKLETAMCELACAGQVPALDEHLHTIKRLIAQLFQLVRDVATALRPPILDAGIASAIEWQVRRFETRSHLTCLVEVPDNLPQLSDAKATGLFRILQEALTNVMRHADAHSVHVTLSLHDAELCLCISDDGKGFTISRDKPVRSFGVVGMRERILMLGGTLTIDSQCGEGTTLCARVPLSEEELR; this is translated from the coding sequence TTGCCAAGCCTAGGCCATGCTAAAGCAGGCAGAACTAGTGCTCAGCTGGCTTTAACGGAAGAACAACAAGCGTGGCTCGCGCAACAGCCAACGCTGCGTGTGGGGCTGGTTATGCAAGCGCCGTGGGCCCGTTACGATCAGCGGTTGCAAACACTTTCCGGAGCGAACGTCGAGTTGATCACCCTGCTGTTGAGCAGCATGGGTGTTAAGCCGCAATGGCAGCGCTTTTCCAGTTACACAGCGTTAGACGCTGCGGCAAAACGTGGTGAGCTAGACCTCGTGCCCGGTATGCAGCAATCGCCGGCTGGGCTGCGCCAATGGCTGTTTTCTGACCCCTACATGCGCGTGCCGCATTTGCTGGTAGGTGAGCGCCAAGCAGGCAGTGGGGTGGACATTGATAACCTCGAAACCGCAGAAATATTTGCCGTGCGCGCCCCCAGTGCCGCCAAGACATACCTGCGCAGCACCTACAGCCAACTGCACATTCTGCCTGTGCCCTCTGCGCGCGCCGCCTTGCAAAAAATAGTACAACGCCAAGCTCGCTATGCCGTAGTTGATGAGGCGCGGCTTAGCCTGCTTCTGGGTGAGTCGCAATTTGCCGGGCTAAGCATTGTCGGTGATTTAGGCTTACCGCAATTACTGCGCATTGCCAGTCGGCGCGATCAGCCCATGCTGGCAGAGATCATCGAGCACGCTCTGCGCGCCCTGCCGGTGGGTGAGGTTGACCGACTGCGTGAGCGTTGGTTGCCGTTACAGTACCCACAAGCCAGTGACTCCCTGTCGTTTTGGCGCAGTTTGACCCTGCTGCTGTTTATTGCGCTGCTGGGTACAGCTGCTGTTGCTGTGCATTTGCGCCGGCAACGGCGCTCATTGGAAAACCAATTACTGCATAGCCGTCAGCAATTGAGCCTGCGCGAAGTGGCCGAGCAGGCGTTGCACCTGAGCCAATTTTCTATCGACCACAGCACCGTAGGTATTCTCTGGGTTAATTGGGACAGCCATGTGCGCTACGCCAACCATGCCGCTGAGACAATGCTCGGATATGCCTCAGGGGCGCTGGTTGAGCGGCCCTTGCGTGAGCTGGAAACCAGCCTGAGCATGGACCGTTGGTTGAGTTTGTGGAAACAAGTTCGTAACCGCGAAGAGGGCCTGCTGAGCTTTGAAACCGAATGCGTGCAGGCCGATGGGTGTTTGTTGCCTGTGAATATTTCGTTGAGTTTTTTGCGTTTCCGCGAGGCTGAATACCTAGTGGTGTTCCTCACCGATATAACTGAGCGCCGTCGCAGCAATGCCGCCCTGCAGGAAAGTGAAGCGCGCTTTAAGGGCATCGCCGGCAATATCCCAGGCTTGGTATTTCGTCTGGAGCGGCCGGTCATCGATCAGCCGGTGGTGTTCGCCTACATCAGCTCAGTCAGCCAAGCATTAGTCGGTTATCCGGCTGAAGAGCTGCAGCGTGTTGATCGCGGCATCAGAAGCTTGGTCCACCCCGATGACTTGGCCAGTTACAACCTGAGTCAGGAAGCCGCTCTGGCCCGTGACAGTGATTGGTTCTGGCAGGGGCGCATTATTAAACGTGACGGTGACGTACGCTGGGCGGATATTCGTGCCACTGCGCGCCACCTCGACCACCAACGGGTGGTGTGGGATGGCGTGGTCTGGGACATCACCGCGAATAAACACATTGAGCTGGAATTGGCTGAATCGCGCAGCCAGTTGCGTGAGCTGTCCAAGCATTTAGAAAGCGTGCGTGAAGAAGAAAAAACCCGCATTGCCCGCGAAGTGCACGACGAATTGGGCCAAATACTCACGGTACTTAAGCTTGAAACCGCCATGTGCGAGTTGGCCTGCGCCGGCCAAGTGCCAGCGCTTGATGAACACCTGCACACGATTAAACGGCTAATCGCGCAGTTATTCCAGCTGGTGCGCGATGTGGCAACGGCGCTGCGCCCGCCGATTCTGGATGCCGGTATCGCCTCGGCCATCGAGTGGCAAGTGCGCCGCTTTGAGACGCGCAGCCACCTCACCTGTTTGGTCGAGGTGCCCGACAACTTACCCCAACTCAGTGACGCGAAAGCCACCGGTTTATTTCGCATTCTTCAAGAAGCCCTGACCAACGTGATGCGTCACGCAGACGCGCACAGCGTGCACGTGACCTTGAGTTTGCACGACGCTGAGTTGTGCTTGTGCATCAGTGATGACGGCAAGGGTTTCACCATCAGCCGCGATAAACCGGTAAGGTCATTTGGCGTGGTCGGGATGCGCGAACGCATCTTGATGCTCGGCGGCACCCTGACCATTGACAGCCAGTGCGGCGAAGGTACAACCCTGTGCGCACGCGTGCCCTTGAGTGAAGAGGAATTGCGGTGA
- a CDS encoding response regulator transcription factor produces MVAEDHTIVREGIKTLLGMCHDLLVVGEAGNGEQLLECLRRTPCDVVLLDISMPGVNGLEAIPRIRALADAPAILVLSMHDEAQMAARALKVGAAGYATKDSEPALLITAIRKVAAGGRYIDPALADRMVFEVGLTDSRPLHAQLSEREFSVFERLVRGEGVNDIAQHLAVSNKTVSTHKARLMQKLGMTSLADMVRYAIDHKLM; encoded by the coding sequence ATGGTCGCAGAAGACCACACCATTGTTCGCGAAGGCATAAAAACCCTGCTCGGTATGTGTCATGACCTGCTTGTAGTGGGGGAGGCTGGTAATGGCGAGCAGTTACTCGAATGCCTGCGGCGCACGCCGTGCGATGTGGTGCTGTTGGACATTTCCATGCCGGGAGTCAACGGGCTTGAGGCCATCCCAAGGATTCGTGCCCTCGCGGATGCGCCGGCGATTTTGGTGTTGTCCATGCATGATGAAGCGCAGATGGCGGCGCGCGCGCTCAAGGTTGGGGCGGCGGGTTACGCCACTAAAGACAGCGAGCCGGCGTTGTTGATTACCGCTATTCGCAAAGTGGCGGCGGGTGGTCGTTATATCGACCCGGCCTTGGCCGACCGCATGGTGTTTGAGGTCGGCCTTACCGATTCAAGGCCGCTGCATGCGCAATTATCTGAACGGGAGTTTTCGGTGTTTGAGCGGCTGGTTCGCGGTGAGGGCGTGAATGACATTGCCCAGCACCTGGCCGTCAGCAATAAAACCGTCAGCACCCACAAAGCCCGCCTGATGCAAAAGCTCGGCATGACCTCATTGGCTGACATGGTGCGCTATGCCATTGATCACAAACTGATGTAA